One part of the Anopheles merus strain MAF chromosome 3L, AmerM5.1, whole genome shotgun sequence genome encodes these proteins:
- the LOC121598386 gene encoding uncharacterized protein LOC121598386, whose amino-acid sequence MSTEASETAPRNDAGRDTRCRLCLKQIEIAQTAGIDLLENQDINRLLLDVYRVEVLQTDEGPTMICVPCYVQLVHHYKLRIRCLSLRKNFRLNQSVLLAQINAFRAIAGEARIASIDELAESAPPCINGTAVQERGTQTDVVSQPSPAKSSAPEPTSALAGEPTTSGGGGSNDEPNAEPAVEKESATIVIDDESREGSVVTVQSEVMADLMNAAENQATMEAQLATEDSVPTVGSVSRAESGSAPATTVAPAVESALAAASEPTDEVGTAAEVQRMRIQQLIPVLVDCLKVPHYLEALWPVKATIDRDEPAPLVYMCRTCNKTFKSKDSLEHHQQRADCVPTCRYCKTVSSAEHNCTFLKKYSYLMPHILGNDRYCTKYEDAGTAVLLQPAGDGASGSTNGTETPPKGSPTVNGPSVVNGTGSKKTKRDKSGKKARTPSSSDRRSHTPSLKSAPKRRDSRNRKLSNGSLEAAKPEREKSGDQAQTSICLSSSEEDELAISFAGRASGPSSKRRRITSRED is encoded by the exons atGTCCACGGAAGCGTCGGAGACGGCACCGCGGAACGATGCTGGCCGGGATACGCGATGTCGGCTGTGCCTGAAGCAGATCGAAATAGCACAGACGGCCGGCATCGATTTGCTGGAAAATCAGGACATCAACCGCCTACTGCTCGATGTGTACCGGGTGGAG GTACTGCAAACCGATGAGGGTCCAACGATGATCTGCGTGCCTTGCTACGTACAGCTCGTACACCACTACAAACTTCGGATACGCTGTCTGTCGCTGAGGAAAAACTTCCGGCTAAATCAGTCGGTGCTGCTCGCCCAGATCAACGCATTCCGCG CTATCGCCGGGGAGGCGCGCATTGCGAGCATCGACGAACTCGCTGAAAGTGCGCCACCATGCATCAACGGCACGGCGGTGCAGGAGAGGGGCACCCAGACCGACGTTGTTAGCCAGCCGTCACCGGCAAAGTCCAGTGCGCCGGAACCAACCTCCGCACTGGCCGGTGAACCAACcaccagtggtggtggtggctcgAACGACGAACCGAATGCCGAACCGGCCGTGGAAAAGGAATCGGCCACTATTGTTATCGACGATGAATCGAGGGAAGGATCGGTTGTGACCGTACAAAGTGAAGTAATGGCAGATCTGATGAATGCAGCTGAAAACCAGGCGACCATGGAAGCTCAATTGGCCACTGAGGATAGTGTGCCAACGGTAGGGAGTGTATCGAGGGCAGAGAGCGGctcagcaccagcaacaaccgTGGCACCAGCAGTAGAAAGTGCgctagcagcagcaagcgAGCCAACGGATGAAGTCGGCACTGCTGCGGAAGTGCAGCGAATGCGCATACAGCAGCTCATTCCCGTGCTGGTGGACTGCCTGAAGGTGCCCCACTATCTCGAGGCGCTCTGGCCAGTCAAGGCGACCATCGACCGGGACGAGCCGGCCCCGCTGGTGTACATGTGCCGCACCTGCAACAAAACGTTCAAATCCAAAGACTCGCTCgaacaccaccagcagcggGCGGACTGCGTGCCCACCTGTCGCTACTGCAAGACCGTCTCGAGTGCGGAGCATAATTGCAcctttttaaagaaatactcCTACCTGATGCCGCACATCCTGGGCAACGATAGGTATTGCACGAAGTACGAGGATGCTGGCACCGCCGTCCTCCTCCAGCCCGCCGGGGACGGTGCGAGCGGGTCGACCAACGGCACGGAAACGCCACCAAAGGGCTCGCCCACCGTTAACGGCCCCTCGGTGGTGAATGGTACCGGGTCGAAGAAGACGAAGCGCGacaaaagtggtaaaaaagCACGCACCCCCTCCTCGTCCGACCGGCGCTCCCATACGCCCAGCCTGAAGAGTGCGCCGAAGCGACGTGACAGCCGGAACCGCAAGCTGAGCAACGGATCGTTGGAAGCCGCCAAACCGGAGCGGGAGAAAAGCGGCGACCAGGCGCAAACCTCCATCTGCCTGTCCTCGTCAGAGGAGGATGAGCTGGCTATCTCTTTTGCGGGGCGTGCAAGCGGTCCCAGCAGTAAGCGACGACGAATTACATCCCGCGAAGATTGA
- the LOC121598388 gene encoding DNA-directed RNA polymerases I, II, and III subunit RPABC5, with protein MIIPVRCFTCGKVIGNKWEAYLGLLQAEYTEGDALDALGLKRYCCRRMLLGHVDLIEKLLNYAPLEK; from the exons ATGATTATCCCGGTACGGTGCTTCACCTGTGGCAAGGTTATTGGCAACAAGTGGGAAGCATACCTTGGATTGCTACAGGCCGAATATACCGAAGG TGATGCCCTCGATGCGCTCGGCCTGAAACGGTATTGCTGTCGACGGATGCTGCTCGGTCACGTCGATCTGATCGAAAAACTGCTCAACTACGCACCACTCGAgaagtag
- the LOC121599700 gene encoding BAG domain-containing protein Samui codes for MSSQQEQPQQQQPTVRHIPIFVEGRSEPLINKTPESQPSQPSQQQQPQPQHHHPTTGMGEGGPSMDMPSRNDFFKHGTIFDSVRDMPVRSNFPGFHQGFKREPSPGATRTSPFPDMWSEQPNHVPRGTSIPRQTPSPSTAQHPPPQQQQQQHQPQQPKPNTQQQVPRQQQPPAAQQQQADAQQHPAAAAGQDQPDSRPKMSAKEDPITKIQKIQKDVLAIFDQVEQFKGGKEGKKDKAYIYLDEMLTQNLLKLDSIDAEDQPQIKSARKEAIKSINTCIAVLEAKAEAGASGSANASSGSIGKANSNGLSANGMEQSGSNTSIPHSSSNSSQQQQQQANEVSSQ; via the coding sequence ATGTCGTCACAGCAAGAGcaaccacaacagcagcaaccgacCGTGCGGCACATTCCGATTTTCGTCGAAGGTCGATCGGAGCCGCTGATCAATAAAACGCCCGAATCGCAACCGTCACAGCcgtcccagcagcagcagccgcagccgcaGCACCATCATCCGACGACTGGCATGGGCGAGGGCGGCCCCAGCATGGACATGCCCAGCCGGAACGATTTCTTCAAACACGGCACGATCTTCGACTCGGTGCGCGACATGCCAGTGCGATCGAACTTTCCCGGCTTCCACCAGGGATTCAAGCGGGAGCCATCGCCCGGTGCTACGCGAACGTCGCCCTTCCCGGACATGTGGTCCGAGCAGCCGAACCATGTGCCTCGCGGAACGTCAATTCCTAGACAAACGCCTTCACCATCGACCGCGCAGCATccgccgccgcagcagcagcagcagcagcaccagccacagcaaccaaaaccaaacacgCAGCAGCAAGTACCGCGGCAACAGCAGCCACCGGcggcgcaacagcagcaggcggATGCGCAGCAGCACCCGGCGGCCGCCGCTGGACAGGATCAACCGGACAGCCGCCCAAAGATGTCGGCCAAAGAGGATCCGATTACGAAAATACAAAAGATACAGAAAGACGTGCTCGCCATCTTCGACCAGGTGGAACAGTTCAAGGGCGGCAAGGAGGGGAAGAAGGACAAGGCGTACATCTATCTGGACGAGATGCTGACGCAGAACCTGCTGAAGCTGGACTCGATCGATGCCGAGGATCAGCCGCAGATTAAGTCCGCCCGGAAGGAGGCCATCAAAAGCATAAACACCTGCATCGCGGTGCTGGAGGCAAAGGCGGAAGCCGGTGCTAGCGGGAGCGCCAACGCCAGTTCCGGCTCGATCGGGAAGGCGAACAGCAACGGTTTGAGCGCGAACGGTATGGAGCAATCCGGCTCGAACACGTCAATTCCTCACTCGTCGTCCAACTCTagtcaacagcagcagcagcaggccaaTGAGGTATCGAGccagtag